A single Leishmania major strain Friedlin complete genome, chromosome 24 DNA region contains:
- a CDS encoding hypothetical predicted transmembrane protein, whose amino-acid sequence MTVATAKFLYVRHPTLCCFLLLIGAVVLVIWARIHKWHQRARMAARLRMKDVRHVLQMCRRRPRSWHRIAKAMAMTLYNSWPLNATVFATLLTVHCVLLGIERLYTYRNGPPNLQLWTYQETHFDLTSMGPSLVSPVHDPRSLSPYGPRSDRTLAHFCGRPTASSYDGYTGAPHAAYMHHDVERDRYVVRTFGRGGMRVDERRRSGVGRSTYEAFCAAPRSVQRGTPLAPSPWLDGETNWQLGDAAPRHAVNGAFNFTVRPLAVPHAAAAAAAAGATASRSGNADADFTKADQGLRTHYRRYTRDELLQRHAHLDFIYSYVNGSDITRSYTKPFAKTWECWNMIASVQLLWGEMQHAADTDTEAPHIAEDAFSRYIAELLFVSASSPCAMSELLADVGTGKDAMKRVEASLWWAATHPNGPRSVGDAPLPPPEMTLTNMELLRALGADLESAKPDDIDADCDELRHGMRGLLEHTRSWHRGRMAVVAPYGNVPLWLNHSKNFFMRSLYAAATATAARAEASCDAADGDDSRVLGTAEARFVKEAHTGTLHYTRIHIVDQRALMPPAPLTTVNSYVVEPFVYRLRNASSVFIYMNDDYLIMKDVDITDFVNEFGGPLLRIRIDDPMIYNESNQEYFRRGLVFNTMLMHRDLDKTPADLEELVQPAAAATALTSVEGEAAVVRRGVVRASWAAFAAAVDARSSVATPRGGARATSTACASNSSAAVCAWAECAWGTAEGTLTRDTCAMPRVSTQGEPAWAADAAGTFALVPPSSTTPGSSEWTWAGKAQMPALVHWGRRVLDRVTADLIAPRYYLETAKVVVMEEEPEPVPPAKAWAGLARDITDISQLLHTMNLVHERSASSSDTCSQLMRHLEVWAARLAGHEFPTHRVFKTQPRLRKYRMRLDSHAPYPQCRNMWGYIHKRYAPDLNLNMFMERKRTTMDLLPPSTHTAHMLRHPWAASSQYLPYLMAKQAWRMQRGAGLSPLGNDTPVFPVADVALDNEDGCAPATYITEAEESARYHEFRDDDDLNDKAMDKIRSYQGVKPFTNINSKFSSNAVGETLRNFLEELFPTPMLLEQHWRSTSGDEGGTDELRVSRQIDGESGARDLQFAHLDVNFKRLMHVPLILVSNDEEGFCPLLRSLRHALPNFRGRRVVQVLVPPADGVSLRAARADRRHGYRDFLPVARCSLPADRLRRVTLPADSGVADVVVAGLRLAREDVAVEQWEAPALVELRGRRVALRAVQALVIDARTLHTGARGFTELPLALAVPAELLAHEDFAEHLLDAAAQSLVRSPTAAEAAAVAAVVPMEEAASAGDFAASVLVLSEADAEVRHTHWAHGASEHDLLSGMPLPYDKMEDMKEMVQWGF is encoded by the coding sequence ATGACGGTGGCCACCGCTAAGTTTTTGTACGTGCGCCACCCGACGCTGTGCTGCTTCCTCCTTCTTATAGGCGCCGTCGTTCTTGTCATATGGGCTCGTATCCACAAGTGGCATCAGAGAGCCCGTATGGCGGCGCGCTTGCGAATGAAAGACGTGCGACATGTTTTGCAGATGTGTCGTCGACGACCCCGCAGCTGGCACCGGATTGCCAAGGCGATGGCGATGACGCTATACAACTCCTGGCCACTGAATGCAACGGTCTTCGCCACTCTCCTGACGGTTCACTGCGTTCTGTTAGGTATCGAACGGCTTTACACTTATCGTAACGGGCCTCCCAACCTCCAACTCTGGACCTACCAGGAGACGCATTTCGACCTCACGTCGATGGGGCCCTCGCTTGTCTCCCCTGTGCACGACCCGCGCTCCTTGAGCCCGTACGGGCCGCGGTCGGAccgcacgctggcgcactTCTGCGGCCGGCCCACGGCCAGCAGCTACGACGGCTACaccggcgcgccgcacgcggcGTACATGCACCACGACGTGGAGCGCGACCGCTACGTGGTGCGCACCttcggccgcggcggcatgcgcgtggacgagcggcggcgcagcggcgtgggcCGTAGCACCTACGAGGCCTtttgcgccgcgccgcggagcgtgcagcgcggcacgccgctggcgccgtcgccgtggctCGACGGCGAGACCAACTGGCagctcggcgacgctgcgccgcggcacgccGTCAACGGCGCGTTCAACTTCACTGTGCGGCCTCTCGCCGTGccgcacgcagccgcagctgcagcagccgccggtgccaccgccagcagaaGTGGCAACGCCGACGCGGACTTCACCAAGGCGGACCAGGGGCTGCGCACGCACTACCGCCGCTACACGCgcgacgagctgctgcagcgtcacgcACACCTCGACTTCATCTACTCCTACGTCAATGGCAGCGACATCACGCGCAGCTACACGAAGCCGTTTGCGAAGACGTGGGAGTGCTGGAACATGATCGCatcggtgcagctgctgtggggCGAGATGCAGCACGCGGccgacacggacacggaGGCGCCGCACATCGCCGAGGACGCCTTCAGCCGCTACATCGCCGAGCTGCTGTTCGTGTCGGCGTCGAGCCCGTGCGCCATGTCGGAGCTGCTAGCGGACGTGGGCACCGGCAAGGACGCGATGAAGCGCGTGGAGGCGTCGCTGTGGTGGGCCGCCACGCACCCGAACGGACCCCGCAGCGTCGGGGacgcaccactgccgccgccggagaTGACGCTGACGAacatggagctgctgcgcgcgctgggTGCGGACCTGGAGAGCGCGAAGCCGGACGACATCGACGCAGACTGCgacgagctgcgccacggcaTGCGCGGGCTGCTggaacacacgcgcagctggCACCGTGGCCGCATGGCTGTCGTGGCGCCGTACGGCAAcgtgccgctgtggctgaACCACAGCAAGAACTTCTTCATGCGCTCCCTctacgccgctgccacggcgaccgcggcgcgcgctgaGGCATCGTGCGAtgctgctgacggcgacGATTCGAGGGTGCTCGGCACGGCCGAGGCGCGTTTcgtgaaggaggcgcacaccGGCACGCTGCACTACACGCGCATCCACATTGTGGACCAGCGCGCGCTGAtgccgcccgcgccgctgacgaccGTCAACAGCTACGTCGTCGAGCCCTTCGTGTACCGGCTGCGCAACGCGTCCTCCGTCTTCATCTACATGAACGACGACTACCTCATCATGAAGGACGTCGACATCACCGACTTCGTGAACGAGTTTGGTGGACCGCTGCTGCGTATCCGCATCGATGACCCTATGATATACAACGAAAGCAACCAGGAGTATTTTCGCCGAGGTCTCGTGTTCAACACAATGCTCATGCACCGTGACCTGGACAAGACACCCGCGGACCTGGAGGAGCTTGTGCagccggctgctgctgccaccgccctGACGTCggtggagggcgaggcagccgtggtgcggcgtggcgtcgtgcgtgcgtcgtggGCCGCtttcgccgctgccgtggacgcgcgcagcagcgtggcgACGCCGAGAGGCGGCGCGAGGGCCACAAGCACGGCGTGCgcgagcaacagcagcgctgctgtgtgcgcgtgggcggAGTGCGCGTGGGGCACCGCTGAAGGAACGCTGACGCGCGATACGTGTGCGATGCCGCGTGTGTCGACGCAGGGCGAGCCGGCGTGGGCCGCGGATGCAGCGGGCACCTTTGCGCTGGTGCCTCCGTCGTCTACGACgccgggcagcagcgagtggACGTGGGCAGGCAAGGCGCAGATGCCGGCGCTCGTGCACTGGGGTCGCCGCGTGCTGGACCGCGTGACAGCAGACCTCATCGCTCCGCGCTACTACCTCGAAACcgcgaaggtggtggtgatggaggAAGAACcggagccggtgccgccagcGAAGGCGTGGGCCGGTTTGGCGCGCGACATTACGGATATatcgcagctgctccacacGATGAACCTTGTGCATGAACGGTCGGCCAGCTCCTCCGACACTTGCTCACAGCTAATGCGGCACCTTGAAGTCTGGGCGGCGCGCCTCGCTGGACACGAGTTCCCGACGCACCGCGTGTTCaagacgcagccgcgcctgcgcaagTACCGCATGCGGCTCGACAGCCACGCGCCCTACCCACAGTGCCGCAACATGTGGGGCTACATCCACAAGCGCTACGCACCGGACCTCAACCTGAACATGTTCATGGAGCGCAAACGCACCACGATggacctgctgccgccatcgaCGCACACGGCGCACATGCTGCGGCACCCGTGGGCCGCGTCGAGTCAGTACCTGCCATACCTGATGGCGAAGCAGGCGTGGCGCATGCAGCGCGGTGCCGGGCTGTCGCCGCTGGGCAACGACACGCCGGTGTTCCCGGTGGCGGACGTGGCGCTGGACAACGAGGACGGCTGCGCGCCGGCCACTTACATTACGGAGGCAGAGGAATCAGCGAGGTACCACGAGTTCCGTGACGATGATGACCTGAACGACAAGGCAATGGACAAAATTCGTAGCTACCAGGGGGTCAAGCCGTTCACGAACATCAACTCGAAGTTCTCGAGCAACGCGGTCGGCGAAACGCTCCGCAACTTCCTGGAGGAGCTCTTTCCGACCCCCATGCTGCTGGAGCAAcactggcgcagcacctcgggGGACGAGGGCGGCACGGACGAGCTGCGGGTATCGCGGCAGATTGATGGGGAGAGCGGTGCGCGCGACCTGCAGTTTGCACATTTGGACGTCAACTTCAAGCGCCTGATGCACGTGCCGCTGATCCTTGTGAGcaacgacgaggagggcttctgcccgctgctgcgcagcttgCGGCATGCGTTGCCGAACTTCCGCGGGCGGCGCgtggtgcaggtgctggtgccgccggcggacggcgtgtcgctgcgcgcggcgcgtgCGGACCGGCGACACGGCTACCGCGACTTCCTGCCGGTGGCTCGCTGCAGCCTGCCGGCTGACCGGCTTCGCCGCgtgacgctgccggcggacagcggcgtggcggacgtggtggtggcagggctgcggctggcgcgcgaggacgtggcggtggagcagtgggaggcgccggcgctggtggagctgcgagggcggcgcgtggcgctgcgcgcggtgcaggcgctggtgatcgatgcgcgcacgctgcacacCGGTGCACGCGGCTTCACGGAGCTGCCGCTCGCGCTGGCCGTGCCGgccgagctgctggcgcacgaAGACTTCGCGGAGCACCTgctggacgccgccgcgcagtcgCTGGTGCGGTCgcccacagcagcggaggcggccgcggtcgccgcggtggtgccgatGGAGGAGGCCGCCTCTGCGGGGGACTTCGCTGcgagcgtgctggtgctgtcgGAGGCGGATGCGGAGGTGCGTCACACGCACTGGGCCCACGGCGCCTCCGAGCACGACCTGCTGAGCgggatgccgctgccgtatGACAAGATGGAGGACATGAAGGAGATGGTGCAGTGGGGCTTCtga
- a CDS encoding putative ubiquitin-activating enzyme — protein MLNSALYERTQILIGDDGIRSLQNTNIFLAGTGGVGGHCAEALVRAGVGSITIVDYDVVTSSNKNRQLIALDSTIGKSKVEELARRLRDINRHCVIVALDAFITSEDAEEVLSRQRYDFMVDCIDSVTCKVALLAAAVKLKIRAYSSCGAGGRIDPSLVSIGDLFSTENDGLARACRAALRKHGVGPGDVTVVHSSEKGIPPLKPQRQEAGGRDRSMNGTISHMPPLFGLMLASAVLRCAVNPAAHDAEVEQRRKRERKEQKRALKKRRKETPPTT, from the coding sequence ATGCTCAACTCGGCCCTCTACGAGCGCACGCAAATCCTGATTGGAGATGACGGAATTCGGTCGCTGCAGAACACGAATATCTTCCTCGCTGGCACAGGTGGCGTTGGCGGTCACTGCGCCGAGGCTCTTGTGCGGGCCGGTGTTGGCAGCATCACCATTGTCGATTACGATGTTGTGACCTCGTCAAACAAGAACAGGCAACTGATCGCCCTCGATAGCACGATCGGCAAGAgcaaggtggaggagctTGCGCGGCGCCTGCGGGACATCAACCGGCACTGCGTCATCGTCGCCCTTGACGCCTTCATCACATCTGAGGACGCCGAGGAAGTGCTCTCACGCCAGCGGTACGACTTCATGGTGGATTGCATTGACAGCGTGACTTGCAAGGTGGCTCTtctcgctgccgcagtgaAGCTGAAAATACGCGCCTACTCCTCCTGTGGCGCGGGTGGTCGGATTGATCCGTCGCTCGTCTCCATCGGCGACCTATTCTCGACGGAGAATGACGgactcgcgcgcgcgtgtcgcGCAGCATTGCGCAAGCACGGCGTTGGGCCCGGTGACGTCACTGTCGTGCATAGCTCGGAGAAGGGTATACCGCCACTGAAGCCACAGCGGCAGGAAGCCGGTGGCCGTGATCGATCCATGAACGGGACGATCAGCCACATGCCACCTCTCTTTGGACTCATGCTAgcgtcggcggtgctgcggtgcgcgGTTAACCCGGCGGCACACGACGCCGAGGTGGAGCAACGACGGAAGCGTGAGCGTAAGGAGCAGAAACGGGCGCTCAAGAAGCGCCGCAAAGAGACGCCGCCCACGACGTAG
- a CDS encoding hypothetical predicted Kelch-domain protein, whose translation MADICAECTSSIAAASTGTLGTPPPMIWAAGNSAPRRHGSPSSSCTMAKQQRMLSLPSSRREESYQQSESTTHASSTAVTATVTTTSAFTLASPPCDMSVTQGCRQYISNECKEEKRQYFLQQQCPQRMSWVRICGSGLSVMASFDESAANSLRTSRSLLNVIAASSGSWEDPRDSVASTGHGGGGHSTSGSDSTVPPQDASLSSSDNSVGMDSEVVLQPPARFGHTAVLYKDSQILIFGGKSSDEHYFNDVYQYDASARRWSCLQEECIDEVAAAVGASEQGSASPSYASAPPALSSFSSPTASPLASMRWVEAALVAVPLAEAAATDAPSPHYSGSANNSGSEESSATRRCAATSRDFAAHVQQGTVADGPLAPSVGSRHGSTSRQCNSLSEAGVRRRRRPAGRVGHAAALYQDTMYILSGEQLGRYFDDMWALDIPSVTWNKECGLPFSPRKGHTMHLLPADFTATRARQDMLVVFGGLVKASRVRPRPADPELPTRNQGDTDFACAPTNAVLLYYPTQRRWCQLKTCGEQPSARFYHVSQLITGTALLLVFGGRSATPAQTGDGTAAATEGAFLNDLHILDVSTGFWRHIRDVTGDIPSPRMCAASVFVNETFGVFAGGGDTYCEDAFEFSLQSRRWRRLKPSNQPACSRPTVTYTKDRLVFFGGFAPRTGVMSCTMELCLSPLSLKNQCLLWWNRCVFEKHIRSCTKSRAAEMEDKATAAAAMERSGSGWCTGCGGQVTLQCSPAATAHSSPIATPRSWGVNRGFRRPAPLRVPSFDQSGTLSAAAPAWGGGPPAAQSSARGALTRSPTPSYSPSSPAVFSPLAGGPKLMPSWQDAAGSNTNITGGNTVHASGCGGTATAFCSPASVAPPAQNLFPSRPSTVMNSSCSPSQAGSPATVSTAASTSQTHLWPHMAAGSVVCGGGGSSSNNNSAIAHPRGNAALAVAEADVVTGAADVTRWCSAPSAAAPLSHSAASALFCAAPSPSHTAAPGRSSLPPPVTATGEQPASACFFTNCARHLGGYVAASFPRLTRCSSNQAPPPAHVGGPSSAAAIVSSGRRGGSGSAGSGSWCFSLHMRSPVSPLQGRAMRVDVALPGPSPSPQPVYDSSAGVVGYRHSSPFVRRSNSIPNGGGSALVIPQQQSHTSTQLTESTSSRASSAHSTRSASTMSAAHFPNTYAKHTIQRLEGMTGPYLLQALAARLKRHEAEASTDKRTL comes from the coding sequence ATGGCTGATATCTGTGCTGAATGCACGTCGTCGATTGCGGCAGCGTCTACCGGCACTCTTGGCACCCCGCCGCCCATGATCTGGGCTGCAGGAAACTCTGCGCCGAGGAGACATGGGAGTCCCAGCAGTAGTTGCACCATGGCGAAGCAGCAACGGatgctctccctcccctcctctcgtAGAGAAGAGTCCTACCAGCAATCAGAAAGTACAacgcacgccagcagcacagcCGTGACGGCAACGGTCACGACCACATCCGCGTTTACTTTGGCCAGCCCCCCCTGCGATATGAGCGTGACGCAGGGGTGCCGGCAGTACATCAGCAATGAGTgcaaggaagagaagcggcAGTACTTtcttcagcagcagtgcccGCAGCGCATGTCGTGGGTGCGCatctgcggcagcggacTGTCAGTGATGGCGTCGTTCGATGAGTCTGCAGCCAACTCCCTGCGTACCTCGCGCTCGCTCTTGAATGTGATCGCGGCGTCGAGCGGCAGCTGGGAGGATCCTCGTGACTCAGTCGCCTCCACCGgacatggcggcggcggtcacAGCACCAGTGGCAGTGACAGCACCGTCCCACCGCAGGATGCCAGCCTCAGCAGTAGTGACAACAGCGTGGGCATGGACAGCGAGGTTGTCCTGCAGCCCCCGGCACGCTTCGGACACACCGCCGTCCTTTACAAAGACTCCCAGATTCTCATCTTCGGCGGCAAGTCGAGCGATGAGCACTACTTCAACGATGTCTACCAATACGACgcgtcggcgcggcgctggagctgccTACAGGAAGAGTGCATCGACGaggtcgccgcggcggtgggcgcCAGCGAGCAGGGAAGCGCCAGTCCGTCGTacgcgtctgcgccgcctgcgttgtcgtccttctcctccccgaCCGCGTCACCTCTGGCGTCGATGCGATGGGTCGAAGCAGCATTAGTGGCGGTACCTCTTGccgaagcggcagcaacagaTGCACCTTCACCCCACTATAGTGGCTCTGccaacaacagcggcagcgaggagagcagcgctacccggcgctgcgcggctaCCTCCCGTGACTTCGCCGCGCATGTGCAGCAGGGCACGGTGGCGGACGGACCACTGGCGCCCAGCGTAGgcagccgccacggcagTACTTCCAGACAGTGCAACTCCCTCTCGGAGGCGGGGGTgagacggcgtcggcggcccGCGGGACGAGtcggccacgccgctgcgctgtaCCAGGATACGATGTACATCCTCAGTGGGGAGCAGCTGGGCCGCTACTTTGATGACATGTGGGCGCTGGACATTCCTAGCGTGACCTGGAACAAGGAGTGCGGACTGCCCTTCTCGCCGCGCAAGGGACACACGATGCACCTGCTCCCCGCCGACTTCACCGCCACCCGCGCCCGCCAAGACATGCTGGTCGTGTTCGGCGGGCTCGTAAAGGCGTCGCGTGTGCGGCCGCGCCCTGCTGACCCAGAGCTGCCCACGCGCAACCAAGGCGACACGGACTTCGCCTGCGCCCCGACaaacgcggtgctgctctaCTAcccgacgcagcggcgatggtgtCAACTGAAGACGTGCGGCGAGCAACCATCCGCGCGGTTTTACCACGTCTCCCAGCTCATCACTGGGACGGCGCTCCTGCTCGTGTTCGGCGGGCGCTCCGCCACTCCGGCGCAGACGGGCgacggcactgctgctgccactgaAGGTGCATTTCTTAATGATCTGCACATCCTCGACGTGTCTACTGGGTTTTGGCGCCACATCCGAGATGTCACCGGCGATATCCCGTCgccgcgcatgtgcgccgcgAGTGTGTTCGTGAACGAAACGTTTGGCGTGtttgccggcggcggcgacactTACTGCGAGGATGCTTTTGAGTTTTCCCTGCAGAgccgtcggtggcggcgcctgAAGCCGAGCAACCAGCCGGCCTGCTCGCGCCCTACCGTCACCTACACGAAGGACCGCCTCGTCTTCTTTGGCGGTTTCGCACCACGGACTGGCGTCATGAGCTGCACGATGGAACTCTGCCTTTCCCCGCTGTCGCTCAAGAACCAGTGCCTGTTGTGGTGGAACCGATGCGTCTTCGAGAAGCACATCCGCTCCTGCACGAAGAGCCGCGCGGCGGAGATGGAGGATAAGGcgactgcggcagccgcgatgGAGCGCAGCGGGAGCGGCTGGTGCACCGGTTGTGGTGGGCAAGTGACGCTGCAGTGCAGCCCTGCTGCAACAGCGCATAGCAGCCCCATCGCGACGCCGCGATCGTGGGGCGTCAACCGTGGCTTCCGTCGTCCAGCTCCCTTGCGCGTGCCAAGCTTTGACCAGAGCGGCACGTTATCAGCGGCGGCCCCGGCATGGGGTGGCGGGCCGCCAGCGGCACAGTCGTCCGCCCGGGGAGCTCTAACGCGGTCCCCGACACCGTCGTACTcgccgtcatcgccagcTGTCTTCTCGCCCCTCGCAGGTGGTCCGAAGCTGATGCCGTCGTGGCAGGACGCAGCCGGTAGCAACACGAACATCACAGGTGGCAACACAGTCCATGCGTCGGGTTGTGGTGGaacggcgacggcgttctGCTCGCCCGCCTCCGTTGCACCGCCGGCACAAAACCTTTTTCCCTCTCGCCCCAGCACAGTGATGAACTCGTCGTGCAGCCCCAGTCAGGCTGGGAGCCCGGCTACCGTTTCCACTGCCGCGTCAACCTCACAGACGCATCTCTGGCCTCACAtggccgccggcagcgtcgtgtgtggcggcggcggcagcagcagcaacaacaacagcgcTATAGCTCACCCCCGCGGCAACGCTGCgctcgcggtggcggaggcagaTGTGGTGACGGGGGCCGCCGACGTCACGCGATGGTGCTCGGCcccgtccgccgccgcccccctctctcactcGGCGGCAAGCGCGTTGTtttgcgctgcgccttcacCTTCCCATACGGCAGCCCCAGGCAGGTCGTCGCTTCCGCCGCCCGTGACCGCCACAGGGGAGCAACCCGCGTCGGCGTGCTTTTTCACGAACTGCGctcgccacctcggcggctACGTAGCGGCATCCTTTCCCCGCCTCACCAGGTGCAGCTCAAATCaagcgcctccgccagcccACGTTGGAGGGCCctcatcagcggcggcgatcgTGAGCAGCGGACGCAGGGGCGGCAGTGGTAGTGCTGGCAGTGGAAGCTGGTGTTTTTCTCTGCATATGCGGTCACCGGTGAGTCCGTTGCAAGGTCGCGCGATGCGCGTGGATGTTGCTCTTCCTGGTCCCTCGCCGTCCCCACAGCCGGTGTACGACTCCAGCGCTGGAGTCGTCGGGTACCGGCACTCTTCGCCGTTCGTGCGCCGCTCCAACAGTATCcccaacggcggcggctccgccTTAGTCATCcctcagcagcagtcgcataCGTCCACGCAGCTCACCGAATCCACCTCTagccgcgcctcctcggctcACAGCACGCGCTCGGCATCGACGATGTCGGCTGCCCATTTTCCGAATACCTACGCGAAGCATACAATCCAAAGACTGGAAGGGATGACCGGGCCATACCTGCTCCAGGCCCTGGCAGCCAGGTTGAAGCGGCATGAGGCAGAGGCGAGTACGGACAAGCGGACACTGTAG
- a CDS encoding putative DNAJ domain protein, which translates to MMRSITPRRCVALGLFGLLLVICLTHELAGMAALAATSARHTALYKDLGVVAGASKEEIKKAFRAFTRQHHPDLKETFQEKEHAKAAMAKVLRAYEVLSDDRKKAAYDESGIIPGEAPNLEEMTATELFEYYHQSSPIFSKSPTLKSLTQLRRLQEFRGGRVILIQVYDDTQCKNCRYYSAAWEMLYQSSLVEAGVLEMYRIDALSEEGNPLLAHLGIRYRKEPYVLAIVDGEAWTLYSIAETMKQRNHNRVFHSLLEFVMSFFYDVFQQTRSLEVTQLEDILTFLRAPRSAKQPLRALLPTINAESIPVALQMRYNQVEVRSVPREFLLEFVEEYCEMEIGVKDRFGENVPMAEFIVVSTEALPMPPKGMTETSDTATSEAEAEASTPQKSCRLVHVGAAVALTYKKASRFIEDHLPERHVGMKGLRYAGATDFLQVCRDNCVVWMREDCAEAPDAHVAALMANDYLSFKTGYWCMEEERRLAKVLSKAGVWTATSKNLAASPSALVAFVGGNDSITYQLVSLHPKAPEELTAQDIYTALSTLVGNAEEAEDSSEAARVAAPIPSHLPQPVASLLATDGFPISRKQRLYIQAMTIYTFAAPLVSNSWPFFMMYLIHRFVLNRNKPEAEEEARKKREESATAAANGASSANEASAASVRRRIRKPQPRVGPYNPRDMKWAKEEKGFLLLLVEDGLAAGALPLPRLALDEPFTVRVLGTGQGKWRQWILEHKPAAPEGAAENLPEAERQISLMAIRKTRMKALVKSDAQTIHAFLCDLLDGTKNPSEELPSWAYDE; encoded by the coding sequence ATGATGCGCTCCATCACGCCAAGGCGGTGCGTGGCGTTGGGGCTGTTCGGTCTCCTGCTCGTCATATGCCTGACGCATGAGCTGGCAGGCATGGCGGCACTGGCCGCTACGAGCGCCCGTCACACCGCCTTATACAAGGACCTCGGCGTGGTGGCGGGAGCCAGCAAGGAGGAAATCAAGAAGGCCTTCCGTGCATTCACCCGCCAACACCACCCCGACCTCAAGGAAACCTTCCAGGAGAAGGAGCATGCCAAGGCAGCCATGGCGAAGGTGTTGCGTGCCTACGAGGTGCTGTCGGACGATAGGAAGAAGGCCGCGTACGACGAGTCGGGCATAATCCCTGGCGAGGCCCCGAACTTGGAGGAGATGACGGCCACCGAGCTCTTCGAGTACTACCACCAGTCGTCGCCTATCTTCTCGAAGTCGCCGACGCTGAAGAGCCtgacgcagctgcgtcgTCTGCAAGAGTTCCGCGGTGGTCGTGTCATTTTGATTCAGGTCTACGACGATACCCAATGCAAAAACTGCCGCTACTACAGCGCCGCGTGGGAAATGCTGTACCAGTCCAGTCTGGTGGAGGCTGGCGTGCTGGAGATGTATCGCATCGATGCCCTAAGCGAGGAGGGCAATCCACTGCTTGCCCACCTCGGCATCCGTTACCGTAAGGAGCCATATGTGCTCGCCATCGTGGACGGCGAAGCCTGGACGCTTTATAGCATTGCGGAGACCATGAAGCAGCGCAACCACAACCGCGTCTTCCACAGCCTGCTTGAGTTCGTGATGTCCTTCTTCTACGACGTCTTTCAGCAGACGAGGTCACTGGAGGTAACGCAGCTGGAGGACATTCTCACGTTCCTGCGTGCCCCGCGGTCCGCcaagcagccgctgcgtgcgctgctgcccacgaTCAATGCCGAGTCGATCCCGGTGGCACTGCAGATGCGCTACAACCAGGTCGAAGTCCGTAGTGTGCCGCGCGAATTTCTGCTCGAGTTCGTGGAGGAGTACTGCGAGATGGAGATCGGCGTGAAAGACCGCTTCGGCGAGAACGTCCCGATGGCGGAGTTCATTGTTGTGTCGACGGAGGCGTTGCCTATGCCGCCCAAGGGCATGACCGAAACCAGCGACACGGCAACGTCGGAGGCGGAAGCCGAGGCGTCGACACCGCAGAAGAGCTGCCGCCTTGTGCacgtcggcgctgcggtggcgctcacGTACAAGAAAGCCTCAAGGTTCATTGAAGACCACCTGCCGGAGCGGCACGTGGGCATGAAGGGCCTGCGCTACGCCGGCGCAACGGACTTCCTGCAGGTGTGCCGCGACAACTGCGTGGTGTGGATGCGCGAAGACTGCGCGGAGGCCCCAGACGCGCATGTGGCAGCCCTCATGGCAAACGACTACCTCTCCTTCAAGACCGGCTACTGGTGCATGGAGGAGGAACGCAGGCTGGCCAAGGTTCTGAGCAAGGCCGGTGTGTGGACGGCGACGTCCAAGAACTTGGCCGCCTCTCCCTCAGCTCTCGTCGCCTTCGTTGGCGGCAACGACAGCATCACCTACCAGCTCGTGTCCCTGCATCCCAAAGCGCCAGAGGAGCTCACAGCACAGGACATATACACCGCCCTATCGACGCTGGTGGgcaacgccgaggaggccgaggacAGCAGTGAGGCAGCCAGGGTCGCGGCGCCGATCCCGTCGCACCTCCCGCAGCCCGTCGCCAGCCTCCTCGCCACAGACGGTTTCCCGATCTCCCGCAAGCAGCGTCTCTACATACAGGCCATGACCATCTACACCTTTGCAGCTCCGCTGGTGTCCAACTCGTGGCCGTTTTTCATGATGTACCTAATCCACCGCTTCGTCTTGAACCGCAACAAGCCGGAGgccgaagaggaggcgaggaagaagcgcgaggagtctgccaccgccgccgccaacggTGCCTCGAGCGCGAATGAGGCATCCGCAGCGTCGGTGCGTCGTCGTATCCGCAAACCGCAGCCGCGGGTCGGCCCGTACAATCCGCGCGACATGAAGTGGgccaaggaggagaagggcttCCTGCTCTTACTCGTGGAGGACGGCTTGGCAGCCGGGGCTCTGCCGCTCCCCCGTCTCGCCTTGGACGAGCCCTTCACCGTGCGTGTCCTCGGCACCGGACAGGGCAAATGGCGCCAGTGGATCCTCGAGCACAAACCCGCCGCGCCGGAAGGTGCGGCGGAGAATCTTCCAGAGGCGGAGCGCCAGATCTCACTCATGGCCATCCGCAAGACTCGCATGAAGGCCCTTGTCAAGTCGGACGCGCAGACGATCCATGCCTTTCTGTGTGACCTCCTCGACGGTACGAAGAACCCGAGCGAGGAGCTGCCGTCGTGGGCGTATGACGAGTAG